In Sebaldella termitidis ATCC 33386, one DNA window encodes the following:
- a CDS encoding class II fructose-bisphosphate aldolase, with product MLISGKLGLRNALENNYALPAFNYTNLEGIKAIIEAAEEMNSPVIIQVTQGAIDYAGFEYLRDLGTGAAARSKVPVVLHLDHGKDYNYLLKAFRYGWTSLMMDASHESFENNVNIVKEVVKMASPLDVAVEAELGVIGGKEDDLEVDEAIYTEVNEAIEFAKQSNCDSLAIAVGTAHGIYKGEVKINYDRIEEIKKASGIPLVLHGSSGVPDEMVTKAVKSGINKVNFDTELKLANLAALNKFLTENPGVYDVRKIYKPCIEAMKEVVKAKIRACGSENKSWI from the coding sequence ATGTTAATATCTGGAAAACTGGGATTAAGAAATGCTCTGGAAAATAATTATGCCCTGCCGGCTTTTAATTATACCAACCTTGAAGGAATTAAGGCAATTATAGAGGCGGCTGAGGAAATGAACTCTCCGGTAATAATTCAGGTAACACAGGGAGCTATAGATTATGCGGGATTTGAATATTTGAGAGATTTGGGAACAGGAGCCGCAGCCAGAAGCAAGGTACCGGTGGTTTTACATCTGGATCACGGAAAAGATTACAACTATCTGTTAAAAGCTTTTAGATACGGATGGACATCACTTATGATGGATGCCTCTCATGAAAGCTTTGAAAATAATGTGAACATAGTAAAAGAAGTAGTAAAAATGGCCTCTCCTCTGGATGTAGCAGTAGAAGCAGAGCTTGGAGTAATAGGCGGAAAAGAAGACGACCTTGAGGTAGATGAAGCAATTTATACAGAAGTAAATGAAGCTATAGAATTCGCAAAGCAGTCAAACTGTGATTCACTGGCTATTGCAGTAGGAACCGCACATGGTATCTATAAAGGTGAAGTAAAGATAAATTATGACAGAATAGAAGAAATAAAAAAGGCTTCGGGTATTCCGCTGGTTTTACACGGCTCATCGGGTGTTCCTGATGAAATGGTAACCAAGGCAGTAAAGAGCGGTATTAATAAAGTAAACTTTGATACAGAATTAAAGCTTGCCAATCTTGCAGCATTAAATAAATTTCTCACAGAAAATCCAGGAGTATATGATGTGAGAAAGATATATAAGCCATGTATAGAAGCTATGAAGGAAGTAGTAAAAGCTAAAATAAGAGCCTGCGGTTCAGAAAATAAATCATGGATTTAA
- a CDS encoding MurR/RpiR family transcriptional regulator — protein MIIQLNDKIKSKLTSSEEQVIKYINENDNKLVDMSIVDIAEETFTSPATVSRAIKKCGVNGFMELRYNLSKRKEEINSSKDINEIFSKSLIETRQTLENISVNQILEIIELIQKSKKIIVIARGLSELVATEFSLKLELMDFNVFNISDPNIMKKFSREANKDHLYIAFTLKGEDQDILTTIKNAHLRDANVVACSCGSNKELRKYSDHIILGYKHSNISIKKFEVTSRLPLFVISRVILDYLVMNSM, from the coding sequence ATGATAATTCAACTGAATGACAAAATTAAATCGAAGCTTACCAGCTCCGAAGAGCAGGTAATAAAGTATATTAATGAAAATGATAATAAACTGGTTGATATGTCAATAGTAGATATAGCCGAGGAAACATTTACCTCTCCCGCCACAGTTTCAAGGGCAATAAAAAAATGCGGGGTTAACGGCTTTATGGAACTTAGATATAATTTATCCAAAAGGAAGGAAGAAATAAACAGTTCCAAGGATATAAATGAAATTTTCAGCAAATCACTTATAGAAACAAGACAGACACTGGAAAACATTTCTGTTAACCAGATATTGGAAATAATTGAACTGATACAAAAAAGCAAAAAAATAATAGTAATAGCAAGAGGACTCAGTGAACTCGTAGCTACAGAATTTTCTTTAAAGCTGGAATTAATGGATTTTAACGTATTTAATATATCAGATCCTAATATCATGAAAAAATTCAGCAGGGAAGCAAATAAAGATCATCTTTATATAGCATTTACACTAAAAGGAGAAGATCAGGATATTCTTACCACGATAAAAAATGCCCATTTAAGAGATGCAAATGTAGTAGCATGCTCCTGCGGCAGCAATAAAGAATTGAGAAAATATTCAGATCATATAATACTGGGCTATAAACACTCTAATATCTCGATAAAAAAGTTTGAGGTGACCTCAAGACTTCCTTTATTTGTGATTTCAAGAGTTATTCTTGATTATCTGGTAATGAATTCAATGTAA
- a CDS encoding LysR family transcriptional regulator translates to MELRVLKYFLAVAREKNITKASQILHITQPTLSRQLMELEEELGKTLFIRGKRKLILTDEGILLRKRAEEILELVEKTEKEIMSSDEIINGEIFIGGGESETMRLIGQISKKLQEKYPSICYHLFSGNADDVLEKLDKGLLDFGVLIAPVDIRKYEYIKFPKTDIWGLLMRKHSPLAKNKVIKPQDILDIPLICSRQTLVREDISKWIGKDINNLNVVSSYNLIYNASLMVEEGVGYALCLDKLINTTGDSALCYRPLEPRLEVEVYIVWKKSQIFSKTSKKFLEVLQMELLEEI, encoded by the coding sequence ATGGAACTCAGAGTTTTAAAATATTTTCTTGCAGTTGCAAGAGAAAAAAATATAACAAAGGCTTCTCAGATTCTGCATATAACTCAGCCTACCCTGTCAAGACAGCTTATGGAGCTTGAAGAGGAGCTGGGAAAAACTTTGTTTATAAGGGGAAAAAGAAAGTTAATCCTTACAGATGAAGGAATTTTATTAAGAAAAAGAGCGGAAGAAATACTGGAATTAGTCGAAAAAACTGAAAAAGAAATTATGAGCTCTGACGAAATAATAAATGGTGAAATATTTATAGGCGGGGGAGAGAGTGAAACAATGCGGCTTATAGGACAGATATCAAAAAAGCTTCAGGAGAAATATCCTTCTATATGTTATCATTTATTCAGCGGAAATGCAGATGATGTTCTTGAAAAGCTCGATAAGGGATTATTAGATTTTGGAGTTTTAATAGCCCCTGTGGATATAAGAAAATACGAATATATCAAATTTCCCAAAACAGATATATGGGGATTATTAATGAGAAAGCACAGCCCCCTTGCAAAAAATAAAGTTATAAAGCCGCAGGATATATTAGATATTCCGCTTATTTGTTCGAGACAGACACTAGTCAGGGAGGATATTTCAAAATGGATAGGGAAAGATATAAATAATCTCAATGTTGTCAGCAGCTACAATCTGATCTACAATGCATCGCTTATGGTAGAAGAGGGAGTCGGCTATGCATTGTGTCTTGATAAATTAATAAATACTACCGGAGACAGTGCTTTATGCTATAGACCGCTGGAGCCGAGGCTGGAGGTAGAAGTATATATCGTATGGAAGAAATCACAGATATTTTCCAAAACCAGCAAAAAATTCTTGGAAGTATTGCAAATGGAATTATTGGAGGAAATTTGA
- the pfkB gene encoding 1-phosphofructokinase, which translates to MRNLIYTLTTNPAIDMNINTKTLKPSHVNRTDEVVYTPNGKGINVSFVLRHYGIESKILGFFGGFSGHYIVDEIRKRDYVIEPVWIDDEITRINIFINSNGEEYKLVNKGGNVNSEKQQELLDMIKSKDDCTHLSISGSLPAGIDESYYHEILKICKEKGIEIILDISSKELKELLKYEPLLIKPNDDEIKEVFGMEITDENSVKEVMKHLHGLGAKNVLMTMGAKGLYFSNKEKIWFCDAPKITLLSSACSGDSCLAAFLSEWLMGKDIEYALKKASATGANVAESMAIGDLKKVDKYIESLNIKEVK; encoded by the coding sequence GTGAGAAACTTGATTTACACATTAACAACCAATCCAGCTATAGATATGAACATAAATACAAAAACTTTAAAGCCCTCACATGTTAACAGAACGGACGAAGTAGTTTATACTCCTAACGGTAAGGGGATAAATGTCTCGTTTGTACTTAGACATTACGGAATTGAAAGTAAAATTTTAGGTTTTTTTGGCGGATTTTCCGGACATTACATCGTAGATGAGATAAGAAAGAGAGACTATGTAATAGAGCCTGTATGGATAGATGACGAAATTACAAGAATCAATATTTTTATCAACAGTAACGGTGAAGAATATAAACTTGTCAATAAGGGAGGTAATGTAAATTCTGAAAAGCAGCAGGAGCTTTTGGATATGATAAAATCAAAAGACGACTGTACGCATTTATCTATAAGCGGAAGTCTTCCTGCAGGAATTGATGAATCATATTATCACGAAATATTGAAGATTTGTAAGGAAAAAGGTATAGAGATTATTCTGGACATAAGTTCAAAAGAATTGAAGGAGCTTTTGAAATATGAGCCTTTACTTATAAAGCCGAATGATGATGAAATAAAGGAAGTGTTCGGCATGGAAATTACAGATGAAAACAGCGTAAAGGAAGTAATGAAACATCTTCACGGGCTTGGAGCCAAAAACGTTCTTATGACAATGGGAGCAAAAGGTCTTTATTTCTCGAATAAAGAAAAAATATGGTTCTGTGATGCGCCAAAAATTACACTTTTAAGTTCAGCATGTTCGGGTGATTCTTGTCTGGCGGCTTTCTTAAGTGAATGGCTTATGGGAAAAGATATCGAATATGCATTAAAAAAAGCTTCTGCTACAGGAGCAAATGTTGCCGAATCTATGGCAATCGGAGATTTGAAAAAAGTAGACAAATACATTGAGAGTTTAAATATCAAGGAGGTAAAGTAA
- a CDS encoding PTS fructose transporter subunit IIC, which translates to MGKILAVTGCPTGIAHTFMAEEALKKAAAELGVDIKVETNGAVGVANELTEEDIRDADGIIVASDKDARTYRFAGKRVIEVPVADGIRRPKELIEQILAGGGTVKAGGAVKAEAASTGAGQESIGRTIYKHLMNGVSNMLPFVVAGGVLIAVSFLWGIYSADPASDQYNNIAAALKRIGGVSFSMMVPVFAAFIASSISSRPGMVAGFVGGLLANETGAGFLGGIIAGFFAGYLVLYLVKALSGLPRQFEGLKSIFILPILGVLLTGALMLLLGGPVAAINESMMNFLANLQSANPILLGIVIGCMSAFDFGGPVNKAAYVTGTILLGQGNYYFMAGVSAACITPPLVIALATTIFRNRFTEDEKAAGLVNYVLGATHITEGAIPFAAERPLVNIPILMMASSISAVLSYLMKIQVPAPHGGFLILPIVTRGYLWVIAILIGSLIGAVVYGLSRKPIPAAEAAK; encoded by the coding sequence ATGGGAAAAATTCTAGCAGTAACAGGATGCCCGACAGGGATAGCACATACTTTTATGGCTGAAGAAGCATTAAAAAAGGCAGCCGCTGAGTTAGGCGTAGATATAAAGGTGGAAACTAACGGTGCGGTTGGAGTAGCCAATGAGCTTACAGAAGAGGATATCAGAGATGCAGATGGAATTATAGTAGCCTCTGATAAAGATGCAAGAACTTATAGATTTGCAGGGAAAAGAGTAATAGAGGTTCCGGTAGCTGACGGAATTCGAAGACCAAAAGAGCTTATCGAGCAGATACTGGCCGGCGGAGGTACTGTAAAAGCGGGCGGAGCTGTAAAAGCTGAAGCAGCAAGTACGGGAGCAGGACAGGAATCGATAGGAAGAACAATTTATAAGCACCTTATGAATGGTGTTTCAAATATGCTGCCATTTGTAGTAGCAGGCGGAGTTTTAATAGCAGTATCGTTTTTATGGGGAATTTATTCGGCTGACCCTGCAAGTGACCAATACAATAATATAGCAGCGGCTCTGAAAAGAATCGGAGGAGTTTCTTTCTCAATGATGGTACCGGTATTTGCAGCATTTATAGCATCGTCTATTTCAAGCAGACCGGGAATGGTAGCAGGATTCGTAGGAGGACTTCTGGCAAATGAAACTGGGGCAGGATTCCTTGGAGGTATCATAGCAGGTTTCTTTGCAGGATATTTAGTATTATATCTGGTAAAAGCATTGTCAGGATTACCAAGACAGTTTGAAGGATTAAAGTCAATTTTCATTCTTCCTATATTAGGTGTTCTTTTGACAGGGGCATTAATGCTTCTTCTTGGAGGGCCGGTAGCAGCTATTAATGAATCAATGATGAATTTTCTGGCTAATCTTCAGTCAGCTAACCCGATATTGCTGGGAATAGTAATCGGATGTATGTCGGCATTTGACTTCGGAGGACCGGTTAATAAAGCAGCATATGTAACAGGAACAATCTTACTTGGACAGGGAAACTACTACTTTATGGCAGGGGTATCAGCAGCATGTATTACACCGCCGTTAGTAATTGCACTGGCTACAACAATTTTCAGAAACAGATTTACTGAAGATGAAAAAGCAGCAGGATTAGTTAACTATGTATTGGGAGCTACACATATAACAGAGGGAGCAATACCATTTGCAGCTGAAAGACCGCTTGTAAATATACCTATACTTATGATGGCATCTTCTATATCGGCAGTACTTTCTTATCTGATGAAAATACAAGTACCTGCACCGCATGGTGGATTCTTAATACTTCCGATAGTTACAAGAGGATATTTATGGGTAATTGCGATCTTAATAGGATCATTAATCGGGGCAGTAGTTTATGGATTATCAAGAAAACCTATACCGGCAGCTGAAGCAGCAAAATAA
- a CDS encoding histidinol-phosphatase HisJ family protein, whose protein sequence is MIIIKVIDYHVHSDNSFDGKSDIDSTCQESIKKEVQEICFTEHFSVDPRDVSFGVLDYSKYTCEINEARKKYKKYLLIKKGLEIGEPHLAEYSEELKNFLGGTDLDFIIGSVHNINGVKLRLFMKNKKKYHIYQEYFEEIYKMAETADIDVIGHLDMMKRYAYAEHGNYHIEDHSGIIQNILEKIIQRKIGLEINCSGLNHDVNEIYPKVEILKWYKELGGEILTVGSDSHRSESIASKNGEIMEMVKKMGFQYIYTYESRKRTPFYL, encoded by the coding sequence GTGATTATTATTAAAGTTATAGATTATCATGTACATTCTGATAATTCATTTGACGGAAAATCAGATATTGACAGCACCTGTCAGGAAAGTATAAAAAAGGAGGTACAGGAAATCTGTTTTACCGAGCATTTTAGTGTTGATCCGAGAGATGTGAGCTTTGGTGTTTTAGATTACTCGAAATATACCTGCGAGATAAATGAAGCGCGAAAAAAATACAAAAAATATTTACTGATAAAAAAAGGTCTGGAAATAGGTGAACCGCATCTGGCAGAATACAGCGAGGAGCTGAAAAACTTTCTTGGAGGTACTGATCTTGACTTTATAATAGGCTCTGTTCATAATATTAACGGGGTAAAGTTACGTCTTTTTATGAAAAATAAAAAAAAGTATCATATTTATCAGGAGTATTTTGAAGAAATATACAAGATGGCAGAAACAGCAGATATTGATGTAATAGGACATCTTGATATGATGAAACGGTATGCGTATGCTGAACATGGAAATTATCATATTGAAGATCACAGTGGAATAATACAGAATATTTTAGAAAAAATAATTCAGAGAAAAATAGGACTGGAAATTAACTGCTCAGGCCTGAATCATGATGTAAACGAAATATATCCAAAAGTAGAAATTTTAAAATGGTATAAAGAATTAGGCGGGGAAATTCTGACTGTAGGTTCTGATTCCCACAGAAGTGAAAGTATTGCTTCCAAGAATGGGGAGATAATGGAAATGGTGAAAAAAATGGGATTTCAATATATTTATACATATGAAAGCAGAAAAAGAACACCTTTTTATTTATAA
- a CDS encoding ATP-binding cassette domain-containing protein: MSEILGLKENIIEKLTLLPGTDKSGNKENFEKLEILKGEILCIVGPTGSGKSRLLADIEWTAQGDTPTKRHILINDENVDTSHRLSSGNKMVAQLSQNMNFIMDLSVYEFLELHAASRMVEDKEEIINRIIENANNLAGEKFTLDTPVTSLSGGQSRALMISDTAILSSSPIVLIDEIENAGIDRKKALELLVGEEKIVLMATHDPLLALMGNKRIVINNGGIKNVIETSDDEKEIFLELEEMDKKIQDLRKDLRYGKKLKI; this comes from the coding sequence ATGTCAGAAATTCTTGGACTAAAAGAAAATATTATAGAAAAGCTTACTCTTCTTCCCGGAACTGATAAAAGCGGAAATAAGGAGAATTTTGAAAAGCTTGAGATATTAAAAGGAGAAATTCTGTGTATTGTAGGTCCTACAGGAAGCGGTAAAAGCAGACTTCTTGCAGATATTGAATGGACAGCTCAGGGAGATACTCCTACAAAAAGACATATCCTCATTAACGATGAAAATGTAGACACTTCTCACAGGCTTTCATCAGGTAATAAAATGGTGGCACAGCTCTCACAAAACATGAATTTTATAATGGACTTAAGTGTTTATGAGTTTCTGGAGCTTCATGCTGCCAGCAGAATGGTTGAAGATAAAGAAGAAATAATAAACAGAATTATAGAAAACGCCAATAATCTTGCAGGAGAAAAATTTACGCTTGATACACCGGTTACGAGTCTCAGCGGCGGCCAGTCACGTGCACTTATGATATCCGATACGGCAATCTTGAGTTCTTCACCTATTGTTCTTATAGATGAGATAGAAAATGCCGGTATTGACAGAAAAAAAGCCCTTGAGCTGCTCGTGGGGGAGGAAAAAATAGTACTTATGGCTACTCATGATCCTCTGCTTGCCCTGATGGGAAATAAGAGAATTGTTATTAATAACGGCGGAATAAAAAATGTTATTGAGACCAGTGATGATGAGAAAGAAATATTTCTGGAATTAGAAGAAATGGATAAAAAAATTCAGGATTTGAGAAAAGATCTCAGATATGGTAAAAAGCTCAAAATATAG
- a CDS encoding PTS sugar transporter subunit IIA: protein MAALKEREESYPTSVGYSFAIPHGKCNSVSESGIAFARLTNEIEWDEDEEVKYVFMIAVSEENASNEHLEILIKLSKSILDDEFREKLEKTNSKSDILEILNRYTA, encoded by the coding sequence ATAGCAGCATTAAAGGAAAGAGAGGAAAGTTATCCCACTTCTGTAGGTTATTCATTTGCAATTCCGCATGGAAAATGTAACTCGGTGTCGGAATCAGGAATTGCTTTTGCGAGACTTACAAATGAAATAGAATGGGATGAAGATGAAGAAGTAAAATATGTTTTTATGATAGCTGTTTCGGAAGAAAATGCTTCAAATGAACATTTGGAAATTTTGATAAAGCTTTCAAAATCTATTTTAGATGATGAATTCAGAGAAAAATTAGAGAAAACAAACTCAAAGTCAGATATTTTAGAAATCCTGAATAGATATACCGCTTAA
- a CDS encoding PTS sugar transporter subunit IIA, whose product MDLIDKRCIKLEVDAKNKNDLFDEMIGLLYDADKINSKEGFKEGILHREAQSSTGLGFELAIPHAKSKEVKVPSIAIGFSKEGLDYDAMDGEPVKLIFMIAAPEDGGDLHVMLLAELAKMLIYEDFREQLLNAKSADEVMDIIRDKAKKL is encoded by the coding sequence ATGGATTTGATTGATAAAAGATGTATAAAACTGGAAGTTGATGCAAAAAATAAAAATGATCTGTTTGATGAAATGATAGGGTTATTATATGATGCAGATAAAATTAACAGTAAAGAAGGATTTAAAGAAGGAATTTTACATAGAGAGGCACAGAGTTCCACTGGTCTGGGATTCGAACTTGCAATACCGCATGCGAAATCAAAAGAAGTAAAAGTGCCGTCAATAGCAATAGGTTTCTCTAAAGAAGGTCTGGATTATGACGCAATGGACGGAGAACCGGTTAAACTTATATTTATGATCGCAGCGCCTGAAGACGGCGGAGATCTGCATGTTATGCTTCTTGCAGAACTGGCAAAAATGCTGATTTATGAAGATTTCAGAGAACAGCTGCTAAATGCCAAAAGTGCTGACGAGGTTATGGATATAATTAGAGATAAGGCAAAGAAACTATAA
- a CDS encoding ankyrin repeat domain-containing protein → MKTEIINAVKRNDYNKAKELLEKEADVNVKDERDRTLLMIAVYNNNYEISKLLIENGADINEQDDMKNNPFLYSGAEGQLEILKLLTKAGADTKITNRYGGVALIPASERGHTETVKYLLENTDIDVNHINNLGWTALLEAIILGNGGKEHIEITDLLLKHGADPNIADRNGVTPLMHAKEKEYKEIETLLINAGAK, encoded by the coding sequence ATGAAAACAGAAATTATCAATGCAGTAAAGAGAAATGATTATAATAAAGCTAAAGAACTTTTGGAAAAAGAAGCGGATGTTAATGTAAAAGATGAAAGGGACAGAACACTTCTTATGATTGCAGTGTATAATAACAATTATGAAATTTCTAAGCTGCTTATAGAAAACGGTGCTGATATCAATGAACAGGATGATATGAAAAATAATCCGTTTCTTTATTCAGGAGCTGAGGGACAGCTGGAAATTCTAAAGCTTCTGACAAAAGCCGGCGCAGACACAAAAATTACCAACAGATACGGCGGAGTAGCTTTGATTCCTGCGTCTGAACGCGGACATACGGAAACTGTAAAGTATCTCCTTGAAAATACAGATATAGATGTAAATCATATAAATAATCTGGGATGGACAGCACTTTTGGAAGCTATTATACTCGGAAACGGCGGGAAAGAACACATAGAAATCACAGACTTGCTTTTGAAGCACGGAGCTGATCCCAATATAGCCGACAGGAATGGTGTAACTCCTCTTATGCATGCAAAAGAGAAGGAATATAAAGAAATAGAAACATTGCTTATAAATGCCGGGGCAAAATAA
- a CDS encoding maltose acetyltransferase domain-containing protein — MKSEKEKMLDGEIYNAYDDELVKGRIEARKSIREFNDICEDEPEKREEKIRGIFGKAGKNTYVESHFKCDYGYNISVGDNFYANFDCVFLDVCRIEIGDNCFLAPGVHIYTAAHPLDAAERSSGIEFAKPVKIGDNVWIGGRSVINPGVTIGNNVVVASGSVVVKDIPDNVLVGGCPAKIIKKI, encoded by the coding sequence ATGAAAAGTGAAAAAGAAAAAATGTTAGACGGAGAAATTTATAATGCTTATGATGATGAGCTGGTAAAGGGAAGGATAGAAGCCAGAAAATCAATAAGGGAATTTAATGATATATGTGAAGATGAGCCTGAAAAGAGAGAAGAAAAAATCAGGGGAATTTTTGGAAAAGCCGGAAAAAATACCTATGTAGAGTCACATTTTAAATGTGATTACGGATATAATATAAGTGTCGGTGATAATTTTTATGCTAATTTTGACTGTGTATTCCTTGATGTTTGCCGGATAGAAATAGGAGATAATTGTTTTCTGGCACCGGGTGTTCATATTTATACAGCAGCTCATCCGCTTGATGCAGCAGAAAGAAGCTCGGGGATAGAGTTTGCCAAGCCGGTAAAAATAGGAGATAATGTATGGATAGGCGGAAGATCTGTAATAAATCCCGGAGTAACAATAGGAAATAATGTAGTAGTAGCATCAGGTTCTGTAGTAGTAAAGGATATTCCGGATAATGTACTTGTGGGGGGCTGTCCTGCGAAAATAATAAAAAAAATCTAG
- a CDS encoding sugar O-acetyltransferase produces the protein MNINDFLLHVNDQKPVLADTELYEFMCQLSLEARKITDLLNNSFHTPEEIQDIFSDLTGKPADKTFSMFPPFYTDFGKNITVGKNVFINAGCHFQDQGGIIIGDGTLIGHNVVLATLNHGFRPEDRGTLYPAPIIIGKNVWIGSNATILPGITIGKNSIIAAGAVVTKDVPENVITGGNPAKIIKKI, from the coding sequence ATGAATATAAATGATTTTTTATTACATGTTAACGACCAAAAGCCTGTTCTGGCTGATACAGAACTCTATGAATTCATGTGTCAGTTAAGTCTGGAAGCCAGAAAAATAACTGACTTATTAAATAATTCATTTCATACGCCGGAAGAAATACAGGATATTTTTTCTGATTTAACCGGAAAACCGGCTGACAAAACTTTTTCCATGTTTCCGCCGTTTTATACAGATTTCGGCAAAAACATAACAGTCGGTAAAAATGTATTTATCAATGCAGGGTGTCATTTTCAGGATCAAGGCGGTATCATCATCGGTGACGGGACTCTCATCGGGCATAATGTAGTATTGGCGACTCTTAATCATGGTTTTAGACCTGAAGACAGGGGAACTCTTTATCCGGCCCCGATTATTATAGGTAAAAATGTCTGGATCGGATCAAATGCAACTATCCTGCCGGGAATAACAATCGGAAAAAATTCGATTATTGCAGCAGGTGCTGTTGTTACAAAAGATGTCCCTGAAAATGTTATTACAGGAGGAAATCCTGCTAAAATCATAAAAAAGATTTAA
- a CDS encoding pirin family protein: MLRRLPVEKMGESNLGWLRSKFHFSFAEYYNEKNINFGVLRVINDDYIAPGTGFPTHPHRDMEIISYVIEGKLTHKDSMGNESTLERGEVQYMSAGTGVTHSEYNKHAEDTRILQIWVLPDRKGHTPNYGEYKFKYEDRIGKWLHFVSSKEGDAPIKVNQDVNFYVTEIEAGKEMEFEVKEGRQAYVVQIEGKSEINSTAMNPRDGLETIGESLKIAALEKSHILVIEMKEREDLK; the protein is encoded by the coding sequence ATGTTAAGAAGATTACCAGTAGAAAAAATGGGAGAATCAAATTTAGGATGGTTAAGAAGTAAATTTCACTTTTCATTTGCTGAATATTATAATGAGAAAAATATTAATTTTGGTGTATTAAGAGTAATAAACGATGATTATATAGCTCCGGGAACTGGTTTCCCGACACATCCGCACAGGGATATGGAAATAATATCATATGTGATAGAGGGAAAACTGACTCATAAGGACAGTATGGGTAACGAATCTACTCTTGAAAGAGGAGAAGTACAGTATATGAGCGCAGGAACAGGAGTTACACATTCAGAGTATAATAAACATGCGGAGGATACAAGAATTCTACAGATATGGGTTCTTCCGGACAGAAAAGGACATACTCCTAATTATGGCGAGTATAAGTTCAAATATGAAGACAGAATAGGAAAATGGCTGCACTTTGTATCGTCAAAAGAAGGAGATGCCCCGATAAAAGTCAATCAGGATGTTAATTTCTATGTTACTGAAATTGAAGCAGGAAAAGAAATGGAATTTGAGGTAAAAGAGGGTCGTCAGGCGTATGTAGTGCAGATAGAAGGAAAGTCGGAAATAAATTCTACAGCTATGAATCCGAGAGACGGATTGGAAACAATAGGGGAAAGCTTAAAAATAGCTGCACTGGAAAAATCGCATATTCTTGTGATAGAAATGAAAGAAAGAGAAGATTTAAAATAA
- a CDS encoding DUF896 domain-containing protein, producing the protein MEMMNIITEINRYTSISRERELTNTEKNERNTYRKLYLKKFRENFRNHLNNIKVVYVDENGNEINAN; encoded by the coding sequence ATGGAAATGATGAATATAATAACTGAAATAAACCGTTATACAAGTATTTCAAGAGAAAGAGAATTAACAAATACAGAAAAAAATGAAAGAAATACATACAGAAAACTTTACTTGAAAAAATTCAGGGAAAATTTCAGAAATCATCTTAATAATATAAAAGTAGTATATGTAGATGAAAATGGTAATGAAATAAATGCAAACTAA